A single Paraburkholderia sp. D15 DNA region contains:
- a CDS encoding acyl-CoA dehydrogenase — protein MQDASIVNSRDLEFQLFEVLDAEALTRRPRHADHSRETFVAALDTAHAVAVDTFATHNRLADEHEPHFDGQRVSVLPEVKHALDAMRATGFLAAGKDYEWGGMQLPSVIAFACLSLFKSANIATASYAMLTTANANVIERFGSDAQKRKYLRALFEGRAFGTMALTEPQAGSSLSDLVTSATPNEDGTYSIRGNKIFISGGDHELSENIVHLVLARIPGGPAGVKGISLFTVPKYHVDANGERGERNDVALAGLIHKMGWRGTTSTMLSFGEHGACIGELVGEPHQGLAAMFHMMNEARIGVGLGAVMLGYRGYLASLDYARERPQGRRPDNKNPLDPQLPLIEHADVRRMLLAQKAYVEGAYALCLYAARLVDEQHTGETDAARAEAGLLLDLLTPVVKSWPSQWCLEANSLAIQIHGGYGYTREYPVEQFYRDNRLNMIHEGTHGIQAIDLLGRKVVMKQGAALALLMREIERTIDAARAHPALHAHADALGHASRDLADTVKALLPTLAADSERALANANAFLEAFGHIVIAWTWLRQAIVANAALALPGAGADSSADADFYRGKLHACQWFFRWELPRVALMLDTLRRLDDTTLSMAPSWF, from the coding sequence ATGCAGGATGCGTCGATCGTCAATTCGCGGGATCTGGAGTTTCAGCTGTTCGAAGTCCTCGACGCCGAGGCGCTCACGCGCCGCCCGCGTCACGCGGACCACAGCCGCGAGACCTTCGTCGCGGCGCTCGATACCGCGCACGCGGTCGCCGTCGACACATTCGCCACGCACAATCGTCTCGCCGACGAACACGAGCCGCACTTCGACGGCCAGCGCGTGAGCGTGCTCCCCGAAGTGAAACACGCCCTCGACGCGATGCGCGCCACCGGTTTTCTCGCCGCGGGCAAGGACTACGAATGGGGCGGCATGCAGTTGCCCTCGGTGATCGCGTTCGCGTGCCTGTCGCTGTTCAAGAGCGCCAACATCGCCACCGCGTCGTACGCGATGCTGACCACCGCGAACGCGAATGTGATCGAACGGTTCGGCAGCGACGCGCAGAAGCGCAAATATCTGCGCGCGCTGTTCGAGGGCCGCGCGTTCGGCACCATGGCGCTGACCGAACCGCAGGCCGGTTCGAGCCTTTCCGATCTCGTCACGAGCGCCACGCCCAACGAGGACGGCACCTATTCGATTCGCGGCAACAAGATTTTCATTTCGGGCGGCGATCACGAACTGAGCGAAAACATCGTGCATCTGGTGCTCGCGCGAATTCCCGGCGGCCCGGCGGGCGTCAAGGGCATCTCGCTGTTTACCGTGCCGAAGTATCACGTCGACGCGAACGGCGAGCGCGGCGAGCGCAACGACGTCGCGCTCGCGGGACTGATCCACAAGATGGGCTGGCGCGGCACGACCTCCACGATGCTGTCGTTCGGCGAGCATGGCGCATGCATCGGCGAACTGGTGGGCGAACCGCATCAAGGTCTCGCGGCGATGTTCCATATGATGAACGAGGCGCGTATCGGCGTCGGTCTCGGCGCGGTGATGCTCGGCTATCGCGGCTACCTCGCGTCGCTCGACTATGCGCGCGAGCGGCCGCAAGGGCGTCGTCCGGACAACAAGAATCCGCTCGATCCGCAATTGCCGCTGATCGAACACGCGGACGTGCGTCGCATGTTGCTCGCGCAAAAAGCCTATGTGGAAGGCGCATACGCGTTGTGCCTGTACGCCGCGCGTCTGGTCGACGAACAGCACACCGGCGAGACCGACGCGGCGCGCGCCGAAGCGGGCCTGCTGCTCGATCTGCTGACGCCGGTGGTGAAGTCGTGGCCGTCGCAATGGTGTCTGGAGGCGAACAGCCTCGCGATCCAGATTCACGGCGGCTACGGTTACACGCGCGAATATCCGGTCGAGCAGTTCTATCGCGACAACCGGCTGAACATGATTCACGAAGGCACGCACGGCATCCAGGCGATCGATCTGCTGGGTCGCAAGGTGGTCATGAAACAAGGTGCGGCGCTAGCGTTGTTGATGCGCGAGATCGAGCGCACGATCGACGCGGCGCGCGCTCATCCCGCGTTGCATGCGCATGCCGATGCACTCGGTCATGCATCGCGCGATCTGGCCGATACGGTGAAGGCGCTGCTGCCCACGCTCGCCGCCGACAGCGAACGCGCGCTCGCCAATGCCAATGCGTTTCTCGAAGCCTTCGGCCATATCGTGATCGCGTGGACGTGGCTGCGCCAGGCGATCGTCGCGAACGCGGCGCTGGCTTTACCCGGCGCCGGCGCCGACAGCAGCGCGGACGCGGACTTCTATCGCGGCAAGCTGCACGCATGCCAATGGTTCTTCCGCTGGGAACTGCCACGCGTCGCGTTGATGCTCGACACATTGCGCCGTCTGGACGACACCACGCTGTCGATGGCGCCGTCGTGGTTCTGA
- a CDS encoding BON domain-containing protein: MKTVNLLKALGIALCVTVASSAYAQSSDAMASGSMAAPAKSMKKTDRSLGLQVRKALAKAQGFDVSNVFVRARGGAVTLTGSVPDGAQIPQAEEVAKGVAGVKSVNNKLTIGTQGGSGG; this comes from the coding sequence GTGAAAACAGTCAATCTATTGAAGGCGCTCGGCATTGCATTGTGTGTCACGGTGGCATCCAGCGCCTACGCGCAATCCAGCGACGCGATGGCGTCGGGCAGCATGGCCGCGCCGGCGAAGAGCATGAAGAAGACGGACCGCTCGCTCGGTCTGCAAGTGCGCAAGGCGCTTGCGAAAGCCCAGGGCTTCGACGTGTCGAACGTGTTCGTGCGCGCGCGCGGCGGCGCGGTGACGTTGACCGGTTCAGTGCCCGACGGCGCGCAGATCCCGCAGGCGGAAGAAGTCGCCAAGGGCGTGGCCGGCGTGAAGTCGGTGAACAACAAGCTGACGATCGGCACGCAAGGCGGCAGCGGCGGCTGA
- a CDS encoding sensor domain-containing diguanylate cyclase — MSLAVNRRHRLAACAVSGVLLGTVLAVLPVASRPVATVAPFLPLFTMAVIATEGLTAFLLWTQFMITRAAFLAALAGAYVYTASTVAVQLLAFPGVFSPTGLLGASPQSAVWIWAFWHGGSPLLVVVALWARWRYPVPLTAQGAAARIGSALLLGPLLLSLLLCYVAIRHADWFPSLVEGGSYQRRLHSPSGIGLALLSAAAFVCLVATTRLRTMLDLWLGVAMLAGLGDIVVTLAANSRFSVGWYVARVASVMASSTVLGVLIWEISHLYRELHKANARLSEFASRDGLTGLYNRRYFDERYPEALTRAQAAPYPLTVMMVDIDHFKRFNDTLGHLHGDDTLTAVAAVLQASLRRSGDFIARYGGEEFVVVLPDCGAQLASQLAERLRVAVVQRGVPAPFTPAGRVTVSVGVATTRASQAATPEVLLAQADAALYRAKEAGRNRVAA; from the coding sequence ATGAGCCTGGCGGTTAACCGCCGCCACCGCCTTGCTGCCTGCGCGGTTTCCGGGGTGCTGCTGGGCACGGTGCTCGCCGTGCTGCCGGTCGCGAGCCGTCCCGTGGCGACCGTCGCGCCGTTCCTGCCGCTCTTCACGATGGCCGTGATCGCCACCGAAGGGCTCACCGCCTTTCTGCTGTGGACGCAATTCATGATCACGCGCGCCGCGTTTCTGGCCGCGCTGGCCGGTGCGTACGTGTACACGGCATCGACGGTCGCCGTGCAATTGCTGGCATTCCCAGGCGTGTTCTCTCCGACCGGCCTGCTCGGCGCGAGCCCGCAAAGCGCGGTGTGGATCTGGGCGTTCTGGCATGGCGGCTCGCCGTTGCTCGTGGTGGTCGCGCTGTGGGCGCGCTGGCGTTACCCGGTGCCGCTGACCGCGCAAGGCGCGGCGGCGCGCATCGGCAGTGCGCTGCTGCTGGGGCCGTTGCTGCTGTCGCTGCTGCTCTGCTACGTGGCGATCCGTCACGCGGACTGGTTTCCCTCCCTGGTCGAAGGCGGCTCCTATCAGCGGCGTCTGCATAGTCCATCCGGGATCGGCCTCGCGCTGCTCAGCGCGGCCGCGTTCGTCTGCCTCGTCGCCACCACGCGTTTGCGCACGATGCTCGACCTGTGGCTCGGCGTCGCGATGCTCGCCGGTCTCGGCGACATCGTCGTGACGCTGGCGGCGAACTCGCGTTTCAGCGTCGGCTGGTATGTCGCGCGGGTGGCGTCGGTGATGGCGTCGAGCACCGTGCTCGGCGTGCTGATCTGGGAAATCAGCCACCTGTACCGCGAATTGCACAAGGCCAACGCGCGGCTCAGCGAATTCGCGTCGCGCGACGGTCTCACCGGCCTCTACAACCGCCGCTATTTCGACGAACGTTATCCGGAAGCGCTGACGCGCGCCCAGGCCGCGCCGTATCCGCTGACGGTGATGATGGTGGACATCGACCACTTCAAGCGCTTCAACGACACGCTCGGCCATCTGCATGGCGACGACACGCTGACCGCCGTCGCCGCCGTGTTGCAGGCGAGCCTGCGGCGCAGCGGCGACTTCATCGCGCGCTACGGCGGCGAGGAGTTCGTGGTGGTGTTGCCGGATTGCGGCGCGCAGCTCGCGAGCCAGCTGGCCGAGCGGCTGCGGGTCGCGGTCGTGCAGCGCGGCGTGCCCGCGCCGTTTACGCCGGCGGGCCGGGTGACGGTCTCGGTGGGCGTTGCGACGACGCGCGCGAGTCAGGCGGCCACGCCGGAGGTTCTGCTTGCGCAGGCCGACGCGGCGCTGTACCGGGCGAAGGAAGCCGGACGCAATCGCGTCGCGGCGTGA
- a CDS encoding YXWGXW repeat-containing protein, with the protein MKIGPSIRAVSLAGLCAALLSACVVEPARPPQPAPLVEVVPASPAPGYHWVKGHYRWEGNHWQWVPGHWVG; encoded by the coding sequence ATGAAAATCGGACCGTCCATTCGCGCTGTTTCGCTCGCCGGCCTGTGCGCCGCGCTGCTGTCCGCCTGTGTGGTGGAACCCGCCCGTCCGCCACAGCCCGCGCCGCTGGTGGAAGTCGTACCGGCCTCGCCCGCGCCGGGCTATCACTGGGTGAAGGGCCATTACCGCTGGGAAGGCAATCACTGGCAATGGGTGCCGGGGCATTGGGTCGGCTGA
- a CDS encoding DUF1501 domain-containing protein → MLSRRKFLNVAAVGAGALLVAPRIAFASVATDRRFVFVIQRGAADGLNIVVPYAEPAYANLRGALAIDTSNATRLDGTFALHPSLAQTAAMYANRQALFVHAVASPYRDRSHFDGQNVLETGGASPYQMKDGWLNRLVAQLPATRENAIAFAPTVPMALRGPAQVTSYAPSALPQAPDDLLTRVSQLYDQDAQLRPLWESAMAARGLAGDASARQDPASLGKLAAGFLARDDGPRIAMIETGGWDTHSAQNPRLANQLKALDTMLAALRDGMGPAWSKTTVLVATEFGRTAAANGTGGTDHGTGSVAMVLGGSVAGGRVMSDWPGLAPHQLYEGRDLKPTTSLDAVIAGTAGESLGLDPQRTANALFGGGASASSSAAVRPLTGIVRA, encoded by the coding sequence ATGTTGTCACGCCGCAAATTCCTCAACGTCGCCGCCGTGGGCGCGGGCGCGCTGCTGGTGGCCCCGCGCATCGCCTTCGCGAGCGTCGCCACCGATCGCCGTTTCGTCTTCGTGATCCAGCGCGGCGCGGCCGACGGTCTGAACATCGTGGTGCCGTACGCCGAACCCGCGTATGCGAATCTGCGCGGCGCGCTGGCGATCGATACCTCGAACGCGACCCGGCTCGACGGCACCTTCGCGCTGCATCCGTCTCTCGCGCAGACCGCCGCGATGTATGCGAACCGCCAGGCGCTCTTCGTGCACGCAGTGGCGTCGCCGTATCGCGACCGCTCGCATTTCGATGGCCAGAACGTGCTGGAGACCGGCGGCGCGTCGCCGTATCAGATGAAGGACGGCTGGCTGAACCGCCTCGTCGCGCAATTGCCGGCCACGCGCGAGAACGCGATCGCCTTCGCGCCAACCGTGCCGATGGCGCTACGCGGTCCCGCGCAGGTGACGTCGTATGCGCCGTCCGCGTTGCCGCAGGCGCCCGACGATCTGCTCACGCGGGTCTCGCAGCTCTACGACCAGGACGCGCAACTGCGGCCGCTATGGGAATCGGCGATGGCCGCGCGCGGCCTCGCGGGCGACGCCAGTGCGCGTCAGGACCCGGCCAGCCTCGGCAAGCTCGCCGCCGGTTTTCTGGCGCGCGACGACGGCCCGCGCATCGCGATGATCGAAACCGGCGGCTGGGACACGCACAGCGCGCAGAATCCGCGCCTCGCCAACCAGTTGAAGGCGCTCGACACGATGCTCGCGGCGCTGCGCGACGGCATGGGACCGGCATGGAGCAAGACGACCGTGCTGGTGGCGACCGAGTTCGGCCGCACCGCCGCCGCCAATGGCACCGGCGGCACCGACCATGGCACCGGATCGGTGGCGATGGTGCTGGGCGGGTCGGTGGCGGGCGGGCGTGTCATGTCGGACTGGCCGGGGCTCGCGCCGCATCAGCTGTACGAGGGGCGCGATCTGAAACCGACCACCTCGCTCGATGCGGTGATCGCCGGAACGGCCGGCGAAAGCCTCGGACTCGATCCGCAGCGCACGGCGAACGCGCTGTTCGGCGGCGGTGCGTCTGCGTCGTCGTCGGCGGCAGTGCGGCCGTTGACGGGCATCGTGCGTGCCTAG
- a CDS encoding DUF1800 domain-containing protein gives MANSPNLNAAAIALNRFGLGARADDTPPADPKGWLLAQLEQYQPRPAAWAGQPDSVALSTELLQQRMQFNQQNRQAQAEAGATGNPATARGVPQPGTPFGAQGGRQQNAQNASRNATQSAAQTPPQDPAQTARQAERKAMRGEIVDLYRSSVNARVASALTTQTPFVERLVHFWANHFAVSTEKPGVAALAGSFEAEAIRPHVLGRFEDMLVAVERHPAMQLFLDQTRSVGPDSMAALRAEQRNPERKRGLNENLAREIMELHTLGVRSGYSQDDVTEFARALTGWSVAAGPGANANANARRFGAQPDAAPGSFVFRAALHEPGSRTIMGRRYDQPGEEQALAVLHDLAASPATAQHIGGKLARHFVGDNPPPGVSERLAGVFARSGGDLPAVYRALLDSHEAWSPTPLKFKTPWEWTISSMRGLGWQDLGNLQTAPLLTQLGQPVWRPGSPAGYDDIAASWAAPDALVRRVEMAQRFASRVGDRLDARALGQTLTAGSLSAPTATAVGRAESASTAIALLLVSPDFQRR, from the coding sequence ATGGCTAACTCACCGAATCTGAACGCCGCCGCGATTGCGCTGAATCGCTTCGGCCTGGGTGCGCGGGCCGACGATACGCCGCCCGCCGATCCGAAAGGATGGTTGCTCGCGCAACTGGAGCAGTATCAGCCACGGCCTGCCGCGTGGGCTGGCCAGCCGGACTCGGTGGCGCTCTCGACCGAGTTGTTGCAGCAGCGCATGCAGTTCAATCAGCAGAACCGGCAAGCGCAAGCCGAAGCGGGCGCGACGGGCAATCCGGCGACTGCGCGCGGCGTACCGCAACCGGGAACGCCGTTCGGCGCGCAAGGCGGCCGTCAACAGAATGCGCAGAACGCGAGCCGGAACGCGACCCAAAGCGCCGCACAAACCCCGCCGCAAGACCCCGCTCAAACCGCCCGCCAGGCAGAACGCAAAGCCATGCGCGGCGAAATCGTCGACCTGTACCGCTCGTCCGTGAATGCGCGGGTCGCGAGCGCGCTGACCACGCAGACGCCGTTCGTCGAGCGGCTGGTGCATTTCTGGGCGAACCACTTCGCCGTCTCCACCGAAAAACCCGGCGTCGCCGCGCTCGCCGGTTCCTTCGAAGCCGAAGCGATCCGCCCGCACGTGCTCGGCCGCTTCGAGGACATGCTGGTGGCGGTCGAACGTCATCCCGCGATGCAGCTGTTTCTCGATCAGACGCGCTCGGTCGGTCCCGACAGCATGGCCGCGCTGCGCGCCGAGCAGCGCAATCCGGAGCGTAAGCGCGGACTCAACGAAAACCTCGCGCGCGAAATCATGGAGCTGCATACGCTCGGCGTGCGCAGCGGCTACAGCCAGGACGACGTCACCGAATTCGCTCGCGCGCTGACCGGCTGGAGCGTCGCCGCCGGTCCCGGTGCGAACGCCAACGCCAACGCACGCCGTTTCGGCGCGCAGCCGGACGCAGCGCCCGGCAGTTTCGTGTTTCGCGCCGCGCTGCATGAGCCGGGCTCGCGCACCATCATGGGCCGCCGCTACGACCAGCCCGGCGAGGAGCAGGCGCTCGCGGTGCTGCACGACCTGGCCGCGTCGCCGGCGACCGCGCAGCACATCGGCGGCAAACTGGCGCGCCATTTCGTCGGCGACAACCCGCCGCCCGGCGTGAGCGAGCGGCTGGCCGGCGTGTTCGCGCGCAGCGGCGGCGATCTGCCGGCCGTCTATCGCGCGCTGCTCGACAGTCATGAAGCGTGGTCGCCGACGCCGCTCAAGTTCAAGACGCCATGGGAATGGACCATTTCGTCGATGCGCGGTCTCGGCTGGCAGGACCTCGGCAATCTGCAGACCGCGCCGCTTCTCACGCAACTCGGCCAGCCGGTCTGGCGGCCGGGCTCGCCCGCGGGTTACGACGACATCGCCGCGAGCTGGGCCGCGCCCGATGCGCTGGTGCGGCGCGTCGAGATGGCGCAGCGGTTCGCGTCGCGGGTCGGCGACCGGCTCGACGCGCGCGCGCTCGGCCAGACCTTGACGGCGGGCTCGCTCAGCGCGCCGACCGCGACCGCGGTGGGGCGCGCCGAAAGCGCGTCGACGGCGATCGCCTTGTTGCTGGTGTCGCCCGACTTTCAACGGAGATGA
- a CDS encoding periplasmic heavy metal sensor: protein MNGRSWKFVLAASLVVNVFLLGAIAGGAYQWFATHRATNAAAAAQQHALRFAAEPLSADRQKAFVDGLKKARREGRDYAREGREGRREVLRLLAAPQFDRAALDAALARVRAADSNLRADVEGSVADFASTLSPEERVAFAESLKVRGQWRETQAAANAKKPGGQGKQNAQASQASQTNQAGGTVQPSSGASAN from the coding sequence ATGAACGGCCGGTCGTGGAAATTCGTACTGGCGGCGTCGCTGGTGGTCAATGTGTTTTTGCTCGGTGCAATTGCGGGCGGCGCGTATCAGTGGTTCGCCACGCATCGCGCGACGAACGCGGCGGCGGCTGCGCAGCAACACGCGCTGCGTTTCGCCGCCGAGCCGTTGTCGGCCGATCGGCAGAAGGCGTTCGTCGACGGGTTGAAGAAAGCGCGCCGCGAGGGCCGCGACTATGCGCGCGAGGGCCGTGAAGGCCGTCGCGAGGTGTTGCGTCTGCTGGCCGCGCCGCAGTTCGACCGCGCCGCGCTCGACGCCGCGCTTGCCCGCGTGCGCGCCGCCGACAGCAATCTGCGCGCGGACGTGGAAGGCAGCGTCGCCGATTTCGCGTCGACGTTGTCGCCGGAAGAGCGGGTGGCATTCGCGGAGAGTTTGAAAGTGCGGGGGCAATGGCGCGAGACGCAAGCGGCGGCGAATGCGAAAAAGCCCGGCGGGCAGGGCAAGCAGAATGCTCAGGCGAGCCAGGCAAGTCAAACGAACCAGGCCGGCGGCACGGTTCAACCGTCCAGCGGTGCGTCGGCCAACTAA
- a CDS encoding YXWGXW repeat-containing protein has protein sequence MLGAVAMIVALGGTAALTATPARAQAVIVAPMAPPPPRVEVVPAPRAGYVWDQGRWRWNHGRYVWVPGHWQPVRVGYRWVPGHWVQRGPNWRWVEGHWA, from the coding sequence CTGCTCGGCGCCGTGGCGATGATCGTCGCGCTGGGCGGCACTGCCGCGCTGACGGCCACGCCGGCCCGCGCGCAAGCGGTGATCGTCGCGCCGATGGCGCCGCCGCCGCCGCGCGTCGAAGTGGTGCCGGCGCCGCGAGCCGGCTATGTGTGGGATCAGGGCCGCTGGCGCTGGAATCATGGCCGCTACGTGTGGGTGCCGGGGCATTGGCAGCCGGTGCGGGTCGGCTACCGCTGGGTGCCGGGCCACTGGGTGCAGCGCGGCCCGAACTGGCGCTGGGTCGAAGGGCATTGGGCCTGA